In one Hemiscyllium ocellatum isolate sHemOce1 chromosome 27, sHemOce1.pat.X.cur, whole genome shotgun sequence genomic region, the following are encoded:
- the LOC132828728 gene encoding zinc finger protein 239-like isoform X1: protein MFQGIGKGRFSDSKLKANTKSETFNSSGPECHRNLNMEGESTCSSGEKPYSCSVCGRVFNQSSGLSRHKVSHSEQKPWKCGDCGKGFNYPYELETHQRVHTGERPFTCSECGKGFTQSSSLLTHQRVHTHERPFKCPDCGKCFKSSWELMTHQRVHTEERPFRCSHCGAGFKYSSQLTVHERSHTGERPFTCAECGKGFTQSSILLKHKRVHTGERPFTCTECGKQFAQSSSLQTHQRVHTGERPFVCPDCGKRFTTLYNLLIHQRIHTGERPFTCSECGKRFINSSHLLRHQRVHK from the exons atgtttcaa GGCATTGGAAAGGGACGATTTTCAGACAGCAAGCTCAAGGCAAACACCAAGTCAGAGACATTTAATTCGTCAGGACCGGAATGTCATCGGAATTTGAACATGGAAGGTGAAAGCACTTGTAGCAGTGGGGAGAAACCGTACTCTTGTTCTGTGTGTGGACGAGTCTTCAACCAATCATCTGGCCTGTCGAGACACAAAGTTAGTCACAGCGAAcagaaaccgtggaaatgtggggactgtgggaagggGTTCAATTACCCGTATGAACTGGAGACTcatcagcgagttcacactggggagagaccattcacgtgcagcgagtgtgggaagggcttcactcAGTCCTCCAGCCTTCTGACGCACCAGCGGGTTCATACGCACGAGAGACCTTTCAAGTGTCCAGACTGCGGGAAGTGCTTTAAAAGCTCCTGGGAGCTGATGACCCATCAGCGTGTCCACACTGAGGAGAGACcgttcaggtgctctcactgtgggGCTGGCTTCAAGTACTCGTCTCAACTCACTGTCCACGAGCGCagccacacgggggagaggccgttcacctgcgcggagtgtgggaagggattcacccAGTCATCGATCCTGTTGAAGCACAAGCGAgttcacacgggggagaggccattcacctgcaccGAGTGTGGGAAGCAGTTCGCTCAGTCTTCCAGCTTGCAGACACACCAGAGAGTTCACACCGGTGAAAGGCCATTTGTTTGCCCCGACTGTGGGAAGCGATTCACGACCTTGTACAACCTGCTGATACATCAGCgcattcacaccggggagagaccgttcACCTGCTCAGAGTGTGGCAAGAGATTTAttaactcgtcccacctgctgaggcaTCAGCGAGTTCACAAGTAA
- the LOC132828730 gene encoding gastrula zinc finger protein XlCGF71.1-like, translating into MKGKAAHRGRKPWRCSDCGEGFQSPSALEIHRRVHTGERPFACSVCGKGFPRSSHLLRHQRLHTGERPFACQGCGKSFKCSRELISHQILHTDERPFRCSDCETGFRRSSDLTKHQRLHTGEKPFTCSECGKGFTQSSALLQHQRVHTGERPFSCAECGKGFTASSALLRHQQVHTGERLFTCSVCGKGFTQSYNLLRHQQVHE; encoded by the coding sequence ATGAAAGGAAAAGCTGCTCACCGTGGCAGGAAACCGTGGCGGTGCTCAGATTGCGGAGAGGGTTTCCAATCCCCCTCCGCCCTTGAGATTCACCGgcgggttcacaccggggagagacccttcgcttgttctgtgtgtgggaagggattcccCCGGTCATctcacctgctgaggcaccagcggctccacacgggggagagaccgTTCGCCTGCCAAGGCTGTGGGAAGTCCTTCAAATGTTCCAGGGAGCTGATATCTCATCAGATTCTCCACACGGACGAGAGACCGTTCAGGTGCTCCGACTGCGAGACGGGGTTCAGGCGATCCTCCGACCTCACCAAGCACCAGCGgcttcacaccggggagaagccgttcacctgctccgagTGCGGCAAGGGGTTCACCCAGTCCTCCGCCCTGCTGcaacaccagcgggttcacaccggggagaggccgttctcctgcgccgagtgtgggaagggcttcaccgcctcctctgccctgctgaggcaccagcaggttcacaccggggagaggctgttcacctgctccgtgtgtgggaagggattcacgcAGTCGTacaacctgctgaggcaccagcaagTTCACGAGTAG
- the LOC132828728 gene encoding zinc finger protein 239-like isoform X2 has translation MEGESTCSSGEKPYSCSVCGRVFNQSSGLSRHKVSHSEQKPWKCGDCGKGFNYPYELETHQRVHTGERPFTCSECGKGFTQSSSLLTHQRVHTHERPFKCPDCGKCFKSSWELMTHQRVHTEERPFRCSHCGAGFKYSSQLTVHERSHTGERPFTCAECGKGFTQSSILLKHKRVHTGERPFTCTECGKQFAQSSSLQTHQRVHTGERPFVCPDCGKRFTTLYNLLIHQRIHTGERPFTCSECGKRFINSSHLLRHQRVHK, from the coding sequence ATGGAAGGTGAAAGCACTTGTAGCAGTGGGGAGAAACCGTACTCTTGTTCTGTGTGTGGACGAGTCTTCAACCAATCATCTGGCCTGTCGAGACACAAAGTTAGTCACAGCGAAcagaaaccgtggaaatgtggggactgtgggaagggGTTCAATTACCCGTATGAACTGGAGACTcatcagcgagttcacactggggagagaccattcacgtgcagcgagtgtgggaagggcttcactcAGTCCTCCAGCCTTCTGACGCACCAGCGGGTTCATACGCACGAGAGACCTTTCAAGTGTCCAGACTGCGGGAAGTGCTTTAAAAGCTCCTGGGAGCTGATGACCCATCAGCGTGTCCACACTGAGGAGAGACcgttcaggtgctctcactgtgggGCTGGCTTCAAGTACTCGTCTCAACTCACTGTCCACGAGCGCagccacacgggggagaggccgttcacctgcgcggagtgtgggaagggattcacccAGTCATCGATCCTGTTGAAGCACAAGCGAgttcacacgggggagaggccattcacctgcaccGAGTGTGGGAAGCAGTTCGCTCAGTCTTCCAGCTTGCAGACACACCAGAGAGTTCACACCGGTGAAAGGCCATTTGTTTGCCCCGACTGTGGGAAGCGATTCACGACCTTGTACAACCTGCTGATACATCAGCgcattcacaccggggagagaccgttcACCTGCTCAGAGTGTGGCAAGAGATTTAttaactcgtcccacctgctgaggcaTCAGCGAGTTCACAAGTAA